Below is a genomic region from Spiroplasma endosymbiont of Dioctria linearis.
AAATAATAATTCACAATTATCAAAATGAAAAGGTGATGAAGTTAATTTAAAGTTTGAATTAAAGTATAGATTCTTAACAGTTGAGGAGCTAGAAAATAAAATTAAAGCAAATTTTTTTAGTAAAGAAAAGGAAAAAATTATTAAAGAGTTTATTGAATTTACAAATTTTATAACAAAAGTTAATAATAATTTTCAAGATAAGTTTTATGATTTATTTGATGTATTTATTTTTCTTAATGAGAAAGATAATATTGAAAAAAACTACATAAAAAATGTTACAAAACCACAGGATAAAAAGATGTTATTAAAAGATAAAGACATAGTAGAAATTTATCAAAGTTATTTCTCATTCTCTAATAATAAATTAAGATTAGAAAGTTCTAAAGTAAGTAATTTAATACAAGAAACACTATTTTTCCCTACAATGTTAAGTATTAGGATTTTAGAAAACTATTTTATACGTTATACAAATAATATGGTTATTTTTGAAAATAGCACTATAATTAAAAATGAAAATTGAACAAAATATATTAAATCAAGAAATTTATATAATATTTCATTTCAGTTTAATTTTATTTCCAATATGTTGCAAAATTATACATATTTTGGTGGAAGAAGCTATGATCATATATGATTTGAACCAGAAAGTTCAAGTAAAATATATTTTAATAAGCAAGATAACTTGTTTATTTCTCAACCATCTTATGCATTTAAAATTAATTCAGTCAATAAATTAGACTCTCAAACATATAATAATTTTATAGCACCTTATTATTATGTAATTTTTCAAGCCATGATTGCTATTATTAATTATTATGTTGCAAAAAATAAATTTAGAAAGTTAGATTTAACAGGATAAAGATAAAGTATGGAACAAATAATAAAATTTGAAAATTATATAAAAAGATTTAAAAAGAAAGTTATTGGTCCTTTGAATTGCTCAATTCAAAAAGGAAGAATAACAGCTTTGCTTGGAAGTAGTGGGAGTGGTAAAACTGTTATAATCAATTCACTATTAGGAATAATCAAGGAATTTAAAGGAGATATTAAAATTGAAAATATCTCTAGAAAAAAGGGTAAATACTTTTTAGTAAATAGTAAAATAGGCTATTATACTCAGATGGATTTTTCATTATATGTTGTAAGTGCCTATAAGTTTTTATTGGATATGTGTATAATGATGGGTCTAACTAAAGTTATTTCAAGAGAAAGAATTGAATATTGAATGAAATATTTTGATATTTGAGAGTCAAGAAATAAACCAATTAAAAGTTTTTCATGAGGAATGAAAAATAGAATGAATTTAATATTGTGCTTTATTAAAGAACCAGAAATTCTTATTCTTGATGAACCTGGAGCTAATTTAGATTCATATTGAAGAAATAAAATTAAAATATTATTGATGGATGCTAAAAAAGATGGCAAAACAATAATAGTTACTGTTCATAATATTGATGAAATAGCAGATATTATTGATGATTTTATAATTATTGATAATGGGCAAAACATTTTTAATGGTTCAGCTGAAAAACTAAATGTTTACTCAAAATATAAAGTATATATAAGTGAACAATTTGAAGTACAAAACTTTAGAAATTTTTTATCAACTAATAATATAAAATCCTTTAAATATGATGAAATTGAAAACTCCTTAGTAGTTGCAATTGAAAATTTTAAGCAATTAAACTTCTTATTTTTATATTTAATTAAAAATAATTTGCCCTTAAAAAACTTGCTTAAATTGCCAATTAATATGGAAGCTATTTATAAAGCTTTGGAAAATTAATTTTATATTTAACTTTAATTATTAACAGTAGATATTGGGGGGCTAAGTACATAGGCCTCCCAATTTTTTTGTTTTATAATTTAGAATAAGATTATAATTGTATTAGCAAAAGAGGTTGCATTTAAATGAAATACTTAAATGAGTTAAAAATTTAAACTGTTAATGATTATATTAATCCTATTAAATTAAAAGATATTGCAATTAAATATATTATAAAAGATAACTCAAGTCTTTTAGAT
It encodes:
- a CDS encoding ABC transporter ATP-binding protein, coding for MEQIIKFENYIKRFKKKVIGPLNCSIQKGRITALLGSSGSGKTVIINSLLGIIKEFKGDIKIENISRKKGKYFLVNSKIGYYTQMDFSLYVVSAYKFLLDMCIMMGLTKVISRERIEYWMKYFDIWESRNKPIKSFSWGMKNRMNLILCFIKEPEILILDEPGANLDSYWRNKIKILLMDAKKDGKTIIVTVHNIDEIADIIDDFIIIDNGQNIFNGSAEKLNVYSKYKVYISEQFEVQNFRNFLSTNNIKSFKYDEIENSLVVAIENFKQLNFLFLYLIKNNLPLKNLLKLPINMEAIYKALEN